From Bradyrhizobium sp. NDS-1, the proteins below share one genomic window:
- the lgt gene encoding prolipoprotein diacylglyceryl transferase, translating to MPFLLIDFPAFKPIALEIGPFAIRWYALAYICGIVFGWLYARSLLKNPRLWGGPAPISLVQIDDFILWVTLGIILGGRTGYVLFYNLPFFIDHPAAIFRLWEGGMSFHGGFLGCVVAVMAFAYRNGISILSLGDITTAVAPVGLLLGRIANFINGELWGRATDASLPWAMIFPNDPTQLPRHPSQLYQAGMEGILLFTVLAIMIRFGALRRPGMILGAFILIYGLARIAGEFFREPDAQLGFLWGGLTMGMLLSIPMLIVGLILIVWAVRRGAPKPIEAVR from the coding sequence ATGCCCTTTCTGCTCATCGACTTCCCGGCCTTCAAGCCGATCGCGCTCGAGATCGGCCCGTTCGCGATCCGCTGGTATGCGCTGGCCTATATCTGCGGCATCGTATTCGGCTGGCTCTATGCGCGCTCGCTGCTGAAGAACCCGCGTCTGTGGGGCGGGCCCGCGCCGATCTCGCTGGTGCAGATCGACGACTTCATCCTGTGGGTCACGCTCGGCATCATCCTCGGCGGCCGCACCGGCTACGTGCTGTTCTACAATCTGCCCTTCTTCATCGATCATCCCGCCGCGATCTTCAGATTGTGGGAGGGCGGCATGTCCTTCCACGGCGGCTTCCTCGGCTGCGTCGTCGCGGTGATGGCATTTGCCTATCGCAACGGCATCTCGATCCTGTCGCTTGGTGACATCACCACCGCGGTCGCCCCGGTCGGGCTGCTGCTCGGGCGCATCGCCAATTTCATCAACGGCGAATTGTGGGGTCGCGCCACCGATGCCAGCCTGCCCTGGGCGATGATCTTCCCCAACGATCCCACGCAGCTGCCGCGTCATCCGAGCCAGCTCTACCAGGCCGGTATGGAGGGCATCCTGCTGTTCACGGTGCTCGCAATCATGATCCGCTTCGGTGCCCTGAGGCGGCCCGGGATGATCCTCGGCGCCTTCATCCTGATCTATGGTCTGGCCCGGATCGCCGGCGAATTTTTCCGCGAGCCGGACGCGCAGCTCGGCTTCCTCTGGGGCGGATTAACCATGGGCATGCTGTTGTCGATCCCGATGCTTATCGTCGGCCTCATACTTATTGTATGGGCTGTCAGGCGCGGTGCTCCGAAGCCCATCGAGGCCGTTCGTTAA
- a CDS encoding accessory factor UbiK family protein yields the protein MTQTNNRFFDEIGRLMNDAAGAAQGVKREFDTVMRTQAEKFLRDMDLVKREEFEAVKDMARLAREENEALKARIAALEAKLGG from the coding sequence ATGACCCAGACCAACAACCGGTTTTTCGACGAGATCGGCCGCCTGATGAACGACGCCGCCGGTGCCGCCCAGGGCGTCAAGCGCGAGTTCGACACGGTGATGCGCACCCAGGCCGAAAAATTCCTGCGCGACATGGACCTGGTCAAGCGTGAGGAGTTTGAGGCGGTCAAGGACATGGCGCGCCTGGCGCGTGAGGAGAACGAGGCGCTGAAGGCGCGCATCGCGGCGCTGGAAGCCAAGCTCGGCGGGTAA
- a CDS encoding 50S ribosomal protein L25/general stress protein Ctc, giving the protein MATTVKELKATARPKSGKGAARAERRAGRVPGVIYGNNQPPVTISIEDRELRQRILAGRFLTTLVDIDLEGKKHRVIPRDYHLDPVKDFPIHVDFMRLGEGATIRISVPLHVVKSETSPGVKRGGTVNIVAHAIELECGVESIPQFIEADVGSLEIGHSLHLSDVKLPAGVKALTREDATLVTIVPPSGYAEEQKAAAAAAAPGAAAAAPAAGAAAPAAAAPAAAAKAPAGGDKKK; this is encoded by the coding sequence ATGGCGACGACCGTCAAGGAATTGAAGGCGACCGCACGTCCGAAGAGCGGCAAGGGGGCCGCCCGGGCTGAGCGTCGCGCCGGGCGCGTGCCCGGAGTGATCTATGGCAACAACCAGCCCCCCGTCACGATCTCGATCGAAGATCGCGAACTGCGCCAGCGCATCCTCGCCGGCCGGTTCCTGACCACGCTGGTCGACATCGATCTCGAGGGCAAGAAGCACCGCGTGATTCCGCGCGACTATCACCTCGATCCGGTCAAGGACTTCCCGATCCATGTCGACTTCATGCGGCTCGGCGAAGGCGCCACCATCCGCATCAGCGTGCCCTTGCACGTGGTGAAGTCGGAAACGTCCCCGGGCGTGAAGCGCGGCGGCACCGTCAACATCGTCGCCCACGCGATCGAGCTCGAATGCGGCGTCGAGAGCATCCCGCAATTCATCGAGGCCGATGTCGGCTCGCTCGAAATCGGTCACTCGCTGCATCTGTCCGACGTCAAGCTGCCGGCCGGCGTGAAGGCGCTGACCCGCGAGGACGCGACCCTCGTCACCATCGTGCCGCCGTCAGGCTACGCCGAGGAGCAGAAGGCCGCGGCTGCGGCTGCAGCTCCTGGCGCTGCCGCGGCAGCTCCGGCGGCTGGCGCTGCGGCTCCGGCCGCTGCGGCTCCGGCCGCTGCTGCCAAGGCTCCCGCCGGCGGCGACAAGAAGAAGTAA
- the pth gene encoding aminoacyl-tRNA hydrolase, whose translation MRLFVGLGNPGAKYARNRHNIGFMAVDEIARRHGFAPWRRRFQGETSEGTLGPERVILLKPTTYMNDSGRSVQEAAGFFKIAPGDVTVFHDELELPPGKVRVKIGGGIAGHNGLRSISAHIGNDYRRVRLGIGHPGVKELVHGHVLSDFAKADNDWVATLCEAVAEHAGLVAKGTDATFANRVHLAMQAKGFLTKDENGKE comes from the coding sequence ATGCGACTCTTTGTTGGGCTCGGCAATCCCGGCGCGAAATACGCACGCAACCGGCACAATATCGGCTTCATGGCCGTCGACGAAATCGCGCGGCGTCATGGTTTCGCACCATGGCGCCGTCGTTTTCAGGGCGAGACCTCGGAAGGCACGCTTGGACCTGAGCGCGTGATCCTGCTCAAGCCGACGACCTACATGAACGATTCCGGCCGCAGCGTTCAGGAGGCGGCGGGCTTCTTCAAGATCGCTCCTGGCGATGTCACCGTGTTCCACGACGAGCTCGAACTGCCGCCGGGCAAGGTGCGGGTGAAGATCGGCGGCGGCATTGCCGGACACAACGGCCTGCGTTCGATCTCGGCGCATATAGGCAATGACTATCGCCGGGTTCGTCTCGGCATCGGTCATCCCGGCGTCAAGGAACTGGTGCACGGCCACGTGCTGTCGGACTTCGCCAAGGCCGACAACGACTGGGTGGCGACGCTGTGCGAGGCGGTGGCCGAGCACGCAGGCCTGGTTGCCAAGGGCACGGACGCGACCTTCGCCAACAGGGTCCATCTTGCCATGCAGGCGAAGGGATTTTTGACCAAGGACGAGAACGGTAAGGAATAG